One segment of Microbacterium arborescens DNA contains the following:
- a CDS encoding bifunctional 4-hydroxy-2-oxoglutarate aldolase/2-dehydro-3-deoxy-phosphogluconate aldolase: MTTLHTDANTALDDIFAGAPLMAILRGMGLERSVRLATTAWDLGIDSVEVPLQTDEDERALREVVRLGAERGKAVGAGTVVTVDQVALAVDAGAAYVVSPGLDPEVVRAAQRHGIPILPGVATPGEVQRAVALGLPWLKAFPAHWLGVDWFRHIRGPFPGVRFVATGGMDAANAEAFLDAGVRVVAVGSALEDESQLPRLAELLAR; the protein is encoded by the coding sequence ATGACCACCCTGCACACCGACGCGAACACGGCGCTCGACGACATCTTCGCTGGCGCCCCTCTCATGGCGATCCTGCGAGGCATGGGTCTCGAACGCTCCGTGCGGCTCGCGACCACCGCGTGGGACCTGGGTATCGACTCGGTCGAGGTGCCGCTGCAGACCGACGAAGACGAGCGGGCGCTCCGCGAGGTCGTGCGTCTGGGGGCCGAGCGCGGCAAGGCGGTCGGCGCCGGGACCGTCGTCACCGTCGACCAGGTCGCTCTCGCCGTCGACGCCGGCGCGGCCTACGTCGTCTCGCCGGGGCTCGACCCCGAGGTCGTGCGTGCGGCGCAGCGACACGGCATCCCGATCCTGCCCGGCGTCGCGACCCCGGGTGAGGTGCAGCGGGCCGTGGCACTCGGACTCCCGTGGCTCAAGGCGTTCCCGGCGCACTGGCTCGGGGTCGACTGGTTCCGGCACATCCGCGGGCCGTTCCCGGGTGTGCGTTTCGTCGCGACCGGCGGGATGGATGCCGCGAACGCGGAGGCGTTCCTCGACGCCGGCGTGCGCGTCGTCGCGGTCGGCTCCGCCCTGGAAGACGAGTCGCAGCTGCCCCGCCTGGCCGAGCTCCTCGCGCGCTGA
- a CDS encoding NADP-dependent oxidoreductase yields MNAVQFSQTGGPEVLEIVDIDRPEPAAGQVRIRVAASAYNAADGGMRAGFLPIPIDLPHVPGYDVSGRVDAVGTGVTGLTVGDAVVAFLPMEHDGGAAEFVLAPADAVAAAPTSIPLADAAALPSVALTAWQALVDDGRLESGQRVLIVGAGGVVGKYAVQLAKRAGIHVIATASPRSLDAVRAAGADQIIDHTATDVLGAIDGPVDVLLNLAPIEPELFETYVGAVADGGAVVSTTAFMATPGDEGRGVRAATVFVRRDRDRLAELVRLVDEGALTVEVTRRVPLAELPALHAEAAESGIAGKVIVVL; encoded by the coding sequence ATGAATGCAGTGCAGTTCTCTCAGACCGGTGGCCCCGAGGTTCTCGAGATCGTCGACATCGACCGCCCCGAGCCGGCCGCGGGGCAGGTCCGTATCCGGGTCGCCGCGTCGGCGTACAACGCGGCGGACGGCGGGATGCGCGCGGGCTTCCTCCCCATCCCGATCGATCTGCCCCACGTGCCCGGGTACGACGTCTCGGGGCGCGTCGACGCGGTCGGTACGGGTGTGACCGGCCTCACGGTGGGCGACGCGGTGGTCGCGTTCCTCCCGATGGAGCACGACGGCGGGGCGGCGGAGTTCGTGCTGGCCCCCGCCGACGCCGTGGCCGCCGCGCCCACGAGCATTCCCCTCGCCGATGCCGCCGCGCTGCCCTCCGTCGCGCTGACCGCGTGGCAGGCCCTCGTCGACGACGGTCGCCTCGAGTCGGGCCAGCGGGTGCTGATCGTCGGCGCCGGCGGTGTCGTCGGAAAGTACGCCGTCCAGCTCGCCAAGCGCGCCGGCATACACGTCATCGCCACCGCGAGCCCCCGCAGCCTCGACGCCGTCCGCGCGGCCGGAGCCGACCAGATCATCGATCACACCGCGACCGACGTGCTGGGCGCGATCGACGGACCGGTCGACGTGCTGCTGAACCTCGCCCCGATCGAACCCGAGCTTTTCGAGACCTATGTCGGGGCCGTCGCGGACGGCGGCGCGGTCGTCAGCACGACGGCGTTCATGGCCACCCCGGGCGACGAGGGGCGCGGCGTCCGCGCCGCGACGGTGTTCGTCCGCCGCGATCGCGACCGGCTCGCCGAGCTGGTCCGCCTGGTCGACGAGGGCGCCCTCACCGTCGAGGTCACGCGGCGCGTCCCCCTGGCTGAGCTCCCCGCGCTGCACGCCGAGGCGGCTGAGAGCGGCATCGCGGGCAAGGTCATCGTCGTCCTCTGA
- a CDS encoding MarR family winged helix-turn-helix transcriptional regulator → MTNAPRSLTSTQLEAYLAFTEVGSLLRPAVEAQLKDAGGLSYVQFQLLARLNDAPGGTLRMTDLADGVVYSRSGLTYQATLLEQRGYVTRSPSPEDERSTVVALTGAGRDVLAAVFPGHIETVHRLLFAPLSDADAADLARILRSVTAHLRAAPPRSASRRR, encoded by the coding sequence ATGACCAACGCGCCACGCTCCCTGACGTCGACGCAGCTCGAGGCCTACCTCGCCTTCACGGAGGTGGGCAGCCTGCTGCGTCCCGCCGTCGAGGCGCAGCTGAAGGATGCCGGCGGCCTGAGCTACGTGCAGTTCCAGCTGCTGGCACGGTTGAACGACGCCCCGGGCGGCACCCTGCGCATGACCGATCTCGCCGACGGCGTGGTGTACAGCCGCAGCGGGCTGACCTACCAGGCCACGCTGCTCGAGCAGCGCGGATACGTCACGCGGTCACCGTCTCCGGAGGACGAGCGCAGCACCGTGGTCGCGCTGACGGGTGCGGGGCGCGACGTTCTGGCCGCCGTGTTCCCCGGTCACATCGAGACCGTGCATCGGCTGCTGTTCGCGCCGCTATCGGATGCGGATGCCGCCGACCTCGCGCGCATCCTTCGCAGCGTGACGGCGCACCTGCGCGCGGCGCCGCCGCGTTCGGCATCCCGGCGTCGCTGA